A genome region from Timaviella obliquedivisa GSE-PSE-MK23-08B includes the following:
- a CDS encoding low specificity L-threonine aldolase — MISNNPEQFASDNYSGICPEAMEYTLQANSGSVPAYGNDEWTQRATDYFRELFEIDCEVFFVFNGTAANSLALASLCQSYHSVVCHETAHVETDECGAPEFFSNGSKLLIAKGENGKLTPASIEAIVHKRQDIHYPKPKVISLTQTTEVGTMYSIDELVAIHEVAKQHQFKVHMDGARFANAVAAIERSPAEITWKSGVDVLCFCGTKNGMAMGEAILFFDKTLAEDFSYRCKQAGQLASKMRFISAPWLGLLETGAWLNNARHANRCAAYLEERLLAIAHVELLFPRQANAVFVKLPEVALQRLQQKGWQFYTFIGVGGARFMCSWNTTQERIDELVADVRLVADIEGNDR; from the coding sequence ATGATCAGCAATAATCCAGAACAGTTCGCCAGCGATAACTACTCCGGTATTTGTCCCGAAGCGATGGAATATACCTTGCAGGCAAACTCTGGCAGCGTGCCTGCCTACGGTAACGACGAATGGACGCAACGGGCAACAGACTACTTTCGAGAGTTATTTGAAATTGATTGTGAGGTGTTTTTTGTCTTCAATGGTACTGCCGCTAACTCTTTGGCGTTGGCTTCGCTGTGTCAGTCTTATCACAGCGTTGTCTGTCATGAAACCGCCCATGTGGAAACCGATGAGTGCGGTGCGCCAGAATTCTTTTCTAACGGCTCCAAGCTATTAATTGCTAAGGGGGAAAATGGAAAATTAACGCCAGCATCAATTGAAGCGATCGTCCATAAACGTCAGGATATTCACTATCCCAAACCCAAGGTAATTAGCCTGACACAAACCACAGAAGTAGGGACAATGTACTCCATTGATGAACTGGTAGCGATCCATGAAGTAGCAAAACAGCATCAATTTAAAGTTCACATGGATGGCGCACGGTTTGCCAATGCGGTAGCAGCGATCGAGCGGAGTCCGGCAGAAATCACCTGGAAAAGTGGGGTCGATGTGCTGTGCTTTTGTGGCACTAAGAACGGTATGGCAATGGGGGAAGCAATTTTATTTTTCGATAAAACTCTGGCAGAAGATTTCTCCTATCGCTGTAAGCAGGCTGGACAACTTGCTTCCAAGATGAGGTTTATCTCAGCCCCCTGGTTGGGGTTGCTAGAAACGGGCGCTTGGCTGAATAATGCCCGACACGCCAATCGGTGTGCCGCTTACCTAGAAGAGCGGCTACTGGCAATCGCCCATGTCGAACTGCTCTTTCCTCGGCAAGCCAATGCAGTGTTTGTTAAATTGCCTGAGGTGGCGCTTCAGCGTTTGCAACAAAAAGGCTGGCAGTTTTATACCTTTATTGGCGTGGGTGGCGCACGCTTTATGTGTTCTTGGAATACGACCCAAGAACGGATTGATGAGCTAGTGGCAGATGTGAGGCTGGTGGCAGATATTGAAGGCAACGATCGCTGA
- a CDS encoding Uma2 family endonuclease has translation MAAKVVTVEDLYHVPDHQKAEIVNGAIVLMPPTGDDPGYAGDEVFVALREYSKQTRQGRAVGDNKGFRVDLPSRQSFSPDAAFHIGAPAGMKFFEGAPIFAVEVRSAGDYGDRAEADMAAKRADYFAAGTQVVWDVDLLSEDVVRVYRVDQPNYPTIYRRGELAEAEPAVPGWTMPVNDLFAK, from the coding sequence ATGGCTGCCAAAGTTGTGACCGTTGAGGATTTGTATCATGTGCCCGATCATCAAAAAGCCGAGATTGTTAATGGGGCGATCGTTTTAATGCCGCCTACAGGTGATGATCCAGGCTATGCAGGCGATGAAGTGTTTGTGGCATTGAGAGAGTACAGCAAGCAAACTCGGCAAGGGCGAGCCGTTGGAGACAATAAAGGATTTCGAGTAGACTTACCCAGTCGTCAATCTTTCAGTCCAGATGCAGCTTTTCACATCGGTGCACCTGCCGGAATGAAATTTTTTGAGGGTGCGCCTATCTTTGCAGTAGAAGTGAGAAGTGCGGGTGATTATGGCGATCGGGCTGAGGCTGACATGGCAGCGAAACGAGCAGATTACTTTGCCGCAGGAACGCAGGTTGTATGGGACGTAGACTTATTGAGTGAAGATGTAGTTCGAGTTTATCGCGTTGATCAACCAAATTATCCGACGATCTACCGTCGAGGTGAACTCGCTGAAGCCGAACCTGCCGTTCCAGGTTGGACGATGCCTGTTAACGATTTGTTCGCTAAATGA
- a CDS encoding universal stress protein, with protein sequence MFKTVLFPIDQSRESREAVETVAQLIKTYSSRLIILSVVETPEEPPTSAADREMTSAKAIAKLLAEAKALFSAQGIEAEIIEREGKPAFTICDVADELNAELIIMGCRGLGLTEEGAAESVTNRVINLAPCPVLIVP encoded by the coding sequence ATGTTTAAGACAGTCTTGTTTCCCATTGATCAAAGCCGCGAATCTCGTGAGGCAGTAGAGACGGTTGCCCAGTTGATCAAGACCTACAGCAGCCGATTGATTATTTTATCAGTTGTCGAAACGCCCGAAGAGCCTCCTACCTCAGCCGCCGACCGGGAAATGACCTCGGCAAAAGCGATCGCCAAACTCCTTGCCGAAGCCAAAGCGCTCTTTTCGGCTCAAGGTATCGAAGCCGAAATTATTGAACGGGAAGGCAAACCTGCCTTTACCATCTGCGACGTAGCCGACGAACTCAATGCCGAGCTAATTATTATGGGCTGTCGGGGCTTGGGCTTAACCGAAGAAGGCGCAGCCGAAAGTGTCACCAATCGTGTGATCAATCTGGCTCCTTGTCCTGTGCTGATTGTGCCCTAG
- a CDS encoding phosphoglycerate kinase, which produces MSKKALASLSAAELSGKRVLVRVDFNVPLDEQGKITDDTRIRAALPTIQHLTNHGAKVILASHFGRPKGKVNESMRLTPVATRLSELLGQEVIKCDDCIGDAVAGAVAEMQDGQVAMLENVRFYAEEEANDPEFSKKLASVADLYVNDAFGTAHRAHASTEGVTHYLTPSVAGLLIEKELEYLQNAIENPQRPLAAIVGGSKVSSKITVVETLLDKVDKLIIGGGMIFTFYKARGLSVGKSLVEDEFVELAKSLEAKAKEKGVALLLPTDVVVADKFAADANTQTVSVENIPDGWMGLDIGPDSVKVFQEALADCKSVIWNGPMGVFEMEKFAAGTEAIAHTLAGLTKTGTCTIIGGGDSVAAVEKVGVADQMSHISTGGGASLELLEGKVLPGIAALNDA; this is translated from the coding sequence ATGTCAAAGAAAGCATTAGCTAGTTTATCCGCTGCCGAACTTTCAGGAAAGCGCGTTCTGGTGCGGGTTGATTTTAATGTCCCGTTAGACGAACAGGGTAAAATTACTGACGATACGCGCATTCGGGCGGCGTTACCAACTATCCAGCATTTGACTAATCATGGCGCGAAGGTCATTTTGGCAAGTCACTTTGGTCGTCCTAAAGGCAAGGTGAACGAATCAATGCGCCTAACTCCAGTGGCAACGCGGCTATCGGAACTGCTGGGTCAAGAGGTGATTAAGTGTGATGATTGCATTGGCGATGCTGTAGCTGGTGCTGTAGCCGAAATGCAGGATGGTCAAGTGGCAATGTTAGAGAACGTTCGATTCTATGCAGAAGAAGAAGCGAACGACCCAGAATTTTCTAAGAAGCTGGCATCTGTGGCTGATTTATATGTTAACGATGCTTTCGGTACGGCTCACCGCGCCCATGCTTCTACGGAAGGAGTCACCCACTATCTCACTCCTTCTGTGGCAGGGTTGCTGATTGAAAAAGAATTAGAATATCTCCAGAACGCGATCGAAAATCCACAGCGTCCTTTAGCGGCGATCGTTGGTGGTTCTAAGGTTTCTAGCAAAATCACTGTCGTGGAAACTTTGCTCGATAAAGTCGATAAGCTGATCATTGGCGGCGGCATGATCTTCACATTTTACAAAGCCCGTGGCTTAAGCGTGGGTAAGTCATTGGTCGAAGATGAGTTTGTAGAACTGGCAAAATCTTTAGAAGCCAAGGCAAAGGAAAAGGGCGTGGCGCTACTGCTGCCCACCGATGTTGTAGTGGCTGATAAATTTGCGGCTGATGCCAATACTCAAACCGTCAGCGTGGAAAATATTCCCGACGGCTGGATGGGTTTGGATATTGGTCCGGATTCAGTCAAAGTGTTTCAGGAAGCACTAGCAGATTGTAAGAGCGTCATTTGGAACGGTCCTATGGGCGTGTTTGAAATGGAGAAGTTTGCAGCCGGAACTGAGGCGATCGCCCATACTCTGGCAGGCTTAACCAAAACAGGCACCTGCACCATCATTGGCGGTGGTGACTCGGTTGCGGCAGTTGAAAAAGTGGGTGTTGCCGACCAAATGAGCCACATTTCTACAGGTGGCGGTGCCAGCTTAGAGCTTTTAGAAGGCAAAGTCCTACCTGGTATTGCAGCGCTTAATGATGCGTAA
- a CDS encoding S8 family peptidase, producing MKRLLLIGLFLTGLFWALLSLQSLANRGEYQSIVLDFREDLATGQLEQELGAIAQTYGIQPVPNSVFSQSDHLYIVDGDAALLKALRRSPLRQSTESIAPNYIYHALEVPNDPEYPKQWNFRSINIEGAWDNAKGKGVTVAVIDTGISQVTDLKETKFVKGYDFVNDRVAAADDNGHGTHVAGTIAQSTNNQYGVAGIAYEASLMPLKVLNAEGGGTITDIAEAIRYAADQGADVINVSLGGSGDSSVLRGAIDYAYRKGVVIVAAAGNSNGSSAAYPSRYPHVIAVAALDATGARAPYSNFGAGVDISAPGGLTQNDNPAGGILQNTIDPETGASVFTSLQGTSMASPHVAGVAALVKSAGIDDPEQIAEVLKKSARTMPGDELNHYGAGQLDATAAVKLALQGNLNVRHFFGWLRDNGYLSLKFWFDGGAVALVPKIVMVIGSYLLAWFLRVYVPVSLPLVGGLVMGSTGLFFFQGLYMFDLPQYPFRILGSSIPELGSAIQGSAALNPLFASVLIPFALVALLLSYAGWKWFAVGSALGVAACLAVSAIAAPDVMWLGGGAIARLFLALNALLCFGLATLSAKAIYERTAT from the coding sequence ATGAAAAGGCTACTGCTGATTGGATTATTTTTGACGGGATTATTTTGGGCGTTGCTGAGCCTCCAGAGCTTGGCAAATCGGGGAGAATATCAGTCAATTGTGTTGGATTTTCGGGAAGATTTAGCGACAGGGCAGTTGGAGCAAGAACTGGGAGCGATCGCCCAAACCTACGGCATTCAACCTGTTCCTAACAGCGTCTTTTCGCAGTCTGATCATCTCTATATTGTCGATGGCGACGCGGCATTGCTGAAGGCGCTTCGCCGCTCTCCGTTGCGGCAGTCTACCGAATCGATCGCCCCCAACTACATTTATCACGCCCTAGAAGTTCCCAATGACCCTGAATATCCTAAGCAGTGGAACTTTCGCAGCATCAATATTGAGGGTGCTTGGGATAATGCTAAAGGCAAGGGTGTAACAGTGGCAGTGATTGATACGGGGATCAGTCAGGTCACTGATCTCAAAGAGACAAAGTTTGTTAAAGGGTACGACTTTGTTAACGATCGCGTTGCTGCTGCCGATGATAATGGACACGGCACCCACGTTGCTGGAACGATCGCCCAATCGACCAATAATCAGTACGGCGTGGCTGGAATTGCCTACGAAGCCAGCTTGATGCCCCTTAAAGTGCTTAATGCTGAAGGCGGCGGCACTATTACCGACATTGCCGAAGCCATCCGCTATGCCGCAGACCAGGGCGCAGATGTGATTAACGTTAGCTTGGGCGGCAGTGGCGACAGTAGCGTGTTGCGAGGGGCGATCGATTACGCCTATCGGAAGGGTGTAGTCATCGTGGCAGCGGCGGGTAACTCCAACGGCAGTTCGGCGGCGTATCCCTCCCGTTATCCCCACGTAATTGCGGTGGCAGCGCTAGATGCCACTGGAGCCAGAGCGCCCTACTCTAACTTCGGTGCCGGGGTTGATATCTCTGCCCCAGGTGGCTTGACCCAAAACGATAATCCAGCCGGGGGAATTTTACAAAACACGATCGATCCTGAAACGGGAGCATCTGTATTTACCTCGCTCCAGGGAACCAGCATGGCATCTCCTCATGTGGCGGGAGTCGCAGCGCTAGTGAAATCAGCGGGAATTGATGATCCTGAGCAAATTGCTGAAGTGCTGAAAAAGTCGGCTCGAACCATGCCAGGAGATGAACTAAATCACTATGGAGCAGGACAACTGGATGCAACAGCAGCGGTTAAGCTGGCGCTCCAGGGGAACTTAAATGTGCGCCATTTCTTTGGGTGGCTGCGTGACAATGGCTACCTTAGCCTGAAGTTTTGGTTTGATGGCGGCGCGGTGGCGCTGGTGCCCAAAATTGTCATGGTGATTGGCTCCTACTTGCTGGCTTGGTTTCTACGGGTTTATGTGCCTGTTAGCTTGCCGCTCGTGGGTGGGCTAGTGATGGGCAGCACGGGGCTGTTTTTCTTCCAGGGTTTGTATATGTTTGATTTGCCGCAGTATCCGTTCCGCATTCTGGGCAGTTCTATTCCCGAGCTAGGCAGCGCGATTCAAGGGAGTGCGGCACTCAACCCACTTTTTGCCAGTGTGCTGATTCCTTTTGCCTTGGTGGCATTACTGCTCAGTTATGCCGGGTGGAAATGGTTCGCGGTCGGTTCGGCGTTAGGCGTTGCTGCTTGTTTGGCAGTGAGTGCGATCGCCGCTCCTGACGTGATGTGGTTAGGCGGTGGGGCGATCGCCCGTCTATTCCTCGCCCTCAACGCCCTACTCTGCTTTGGGCTAGCCACACTCTCCGCTAAAGCAATTTACGAAAGGACAGCAACATGA